Proteins from a single region of Haloterrigena alkaliphila:
- a CDS encoding archaea-specific SMC-related protein, with amino-acid sequence MQRNVDRTERDVPERATLVADNIGGIDRTEVSFERGVTVLSGRNATNRTSLLQAIMAALGSDQVSLKADADEGHAELEFGDEIYRRTLERRNGTIVTDGDPYLDDPEVADLFAFLLEANGARRAVRRGDDLREPIMRPVDTDAIQAEITQYEARKRQIDEQLAELDDLEGRLPDLEAKRTRKADEIETLREDLEAAKAELEETPIDVEQRRQDQSELETKLESLRDTRSDLERVRDRIETERESIEALEDEREEVQSELDSLSPDDETAVDQLEAEIDALREEKADLSEEISQLQSTIQFNERLLDESASFLENASGPDDRETDDDLTDQLLGDSEAVTCWTCGSSVARDQVETTIEQLRSVREERLEERSEINADLEERQETLSTINENRTEHRQTRERLDSIDAEIDRRQERLEEQTAKREELTDEIQALESEIDDLETDDYAGVLDQYKEVNQLEFELERAEREREEIEAEIAEIEERLDEREGLESRRDEVTDELTSLRTRIDRIEANAVEAFNEHMENLLETLEYGNLDRIWIDRTTREVREGRRKTERSSFDLKIVRSTDDGAAYEDTIDHLSESEREVTGLVFALAGYLVHDVYETVPFMLLDSLEAIDAERIGALIEYFEDYVPYLVVALLDEDAQAVEVDHGVVSEI; translated from the coding sequence ATGCAACGTAATGTAGATAGAACGGAACGGGACGTTCCCGAGCGAGCGACGCTCGTCGCCGACAATATCGGCGGCATCGACCGCACGGAAGTCTCGTTCGAGCGGGGGGTGACGGTGTTGTCCGGTCGCAACGCGACCAACCGGACCTCACTGTTACAGGCGATCATGGCGGCGCTGGGGAGCGATCAGGTGAGTCTGAAGGCCGACGCCGACGAGGGTCACGCGGAACTCGAATTCGGCGACGAGATCTACCGTCGGACCCTCGAACGGCGAAACGGGACGATCGTCACCGACGGCGACCCCTATCTCGACGACCCGGAAGTCGCGGATCTGTTCGCGTTTCTCCTCGAGGCCAACGGGGCACGACGGGCCGTCAGGCGCGGCGACGACCTCCGCGAGCCGATCATGCGGCCGGTCGACACCGACGCGATTCAGGCCGAGATCACCCAGTACGAAGCGCGAAAACGACAGATCGACGAGCAACTCGCGGAACTCGACGATCTCGAGGGGCGACTTCCCGATCTCGAGGCCAAACGGACGCGGAAAGCCGACGAGATCGAGACGCTGCGCGAGGATCTCGAGGCGGCGAAGGCGGAGCTCGAGGAGACGCCCATCGACGTCGAACAGCGCCGACAGGACCAGTCCGAACTCGAGACGAAACTCGAGAGCCTTCGCGACACCCGGTCGGACCTGGAGCGCGTCCGCGATCGAATCGAGACCGAACGCGAGAGCATCGAGGCCCTCGAGGACGAACGGGAGGAGGTCCAGTCGGAACTCGACTCGCTCTCGCCGGACGACGAGACGGCGGTCGATCAACTCGAGGCGGAGATCGACGCCCTCCGGGAGGAGAAGGCCGACCTCTCGGAGGAGATTTCGCAGCTCCAGAGCACCATTCAGTTCAACGAACGCCTCCTCGACGAGTCGGCGTCGTTCCTCGAGAACGCGAGCGGTCCCGACGACCGGGAGACCGACGACGACCTCACCGACCAGTTGCTCGGGGATTCGGAGGCGGTCACCTGCTGGACCTGCGGGTCGTCGGTCGCTCGCGACCAGGTCGAGACGACGATCGAACAGCTCCGATCGGTCCGCGAGGAGCGACTCGAGGAGCGATCCGAGATCAACGCGGACCTCGAGGAGCGACAGGAGACGCTCTCGACGATCAACGAGAACCGCACCGAGCACCGACAGACCCGGGAGCGACTCGACTCGATCGACGCCGAGATCGACCGTCGTCAGGAGCGACTCGAGGAACAGACCGCGAAACGGGAGGAGCTCACCGACGAAATTCAGGCACTCGAGTCCGAGATCGACGACCTCGAGACCGACGACTACGCCGGCGTCCTCGACCAGTACAAGGAGGTCAACCAGCTGGAGTTCGAACTCGAGCGCGCGGAGCGCGAGCGCGAGGAGATCGAGGCGGAGATCGCCGAGATCGAGGAGCGTCTCGACGAACGGGAGGGCCTCGAGAGCCGCCGGGACGAGGTTACCGACGAACTGACGTCGCTCCGGACGCGCATCGACCGGATCGAGGCGAACGCGGTCGAGGCGTTCAACGAACACATGGAGAACCTCCTCGAGACGCTCGAGTACGGGAATCTCGATCGGATCTGGATCGACCGGACGACCCGGGAGGTCCGCGAGGGCCGCCGGAAGACCGAGCGGTCGTCGTTCGACCTCAAGATCGTTCGCAGCACCGACGACGGCGCGGCCTACGAGGACACGATCGACCACTTAAGCGAGAGCGAACGGGAGGTGACCGGGCTCGTGTTCGCGCTCGCGGGGTATCTCGTCCACGACGTCTACGAGACGGTGCCGTTCATGCTGCTGGACTCGCTCGAGGCGATCGACGCCGAGCGGATCGGCGCCCTGATCGAGTACTTCGAGGACTACGTCCCGTATCTCGTCGTGGCGCTGCTGGACGAGGACGCGCAGGCCGTCGAGGTCGACCACGGCGTGGTCTCGGAGATCTAA
- the rdfA gene encoding rod-determining factor RdfA codes for MTERNQSSESDGSCGCKLGRIGDQYELRNLDADLVAYWTGAGDDQMSTRELATYVNQRVLETALQDAGVLLKDGEVENTYRLLTDDEVSSGTRVQTRNELERDGVPIEQVESDFVSHQTVYNHLTSCLEAELESPSDEERLERSGDRLGALQNRTAAVTSDTVAQLERNGIVDIGEFNVTVSVTVTCEECLQEYPVRTLLDEGGCQCGDAGESAE; via the coding sequence GTGACAGAACGAAACCAGTCGTCCGAATCGGACGGGTCGTGTGGCTGCAAACTCGGACGGATCGGCGACCAGTACGAGTTACGGAATCTCGACGCGGATCTGGTCGCGTACTGGACCGGTGCCGGCGACGACCAGATGAGTACACGTGAACTCGCGACCTACGTGAATCAGCGCGTCCTCGAGACGGCCCTTCAGGACGCAGGTGTCCTGCTGAAAGACGGCGAAGTCGAGAACACGTATCGACTGTTGACCGACGACGAGGTTAGCAGCGGGACGCGGGTCCAGACGCGAAACGAACTCGAGCGCGACGGCGTCCCCATCGAGCAGGTGGAGTCGGACTTCGTCTCCCACCAGACCGTCTACAATCACCTGACGTCGTGTCTCGAAGCGGAACTCGAGTCGCCGAGCGACGAGGAACGCCTCGAACGAAGCGGCGACCGACTCGGCGCGCTCCAGAACCGCACAGCCGCGGTGACGTCGGATACCGTCGCCCAACTCGAACGCAACGGGATCGTCGATATCGGCGAGTTCAACGTCACCGTTTCAGTGACCGTGACCTGCGAGGAGTGCCTGCAGGAGTATCCCGTCAGAACGCTGCTCGACGAGGGGGGCTGTCAGTGCGGCGATGCGGGCGAATCCGCGGAGTGA
- a CDS encoding TAXI family TRAP transporter solute-binding subunit has protein sequence MQKPDNDVTSRTSRRAMLAAAGIGTTALAGCLDALDEGLGGGGGDDSQLTIVTAESETGTYAASQGIAATVDEHADDIDVEAQPSEGTEDNIGRLGRGEADIGMIQHRSAQKITNGDEPYGSLDYTPNQIFHYNDLPWLFVTNNDWTSLADVESGARISPTPGESGTRETLTEALGTVTDDYEQISVSYGEQAGAMQEGQLDVGVVTISNFDFEASWIQEMKQTVDTRVLEWPEDALSELEDNAGVPVEPIDMTRENLSGYAHAPDEAMGINIPYNFVVRNGHEYDYIYSFLETMYEYREEMENDHPYLSYYMDDEWWTTRMYDDFPFHPAAADFYEEKGMWSDDFVRGEE, from the coding sequence ATGCAGAAGCCAGACAACGACGTGACCAGTCGTACGAGTCGTCGAGCCATGCTCGCTGCTGCCGGTATCGGAACCACTGCGCTCGCGGGCTGTCTCGATGCTCTCGACGAAGGACTCGGCGGTGGCGGTGGTGACGACTCGCAGCTCACCATCGTCACGGCGGAGTCCGAAACCGGAACCTACGCGGCCAGTCAGGGGATCGCCGCGACGGTCGACGAGCACGCCGACGACATCGACGTCGAGGCCCAGCCGAGCGAGGGGACCGAGGACAACATCGGTCGGCTCGGCCGCGGTGAAGCCGATATCGGGATGATCCAGCACCGCTCGGCCCAGAAGATCACGAACGGCGACGAGCCCTACGGGAGTCTCGATTACACGCCGAACCAGATCTTCCACTACAACGACCTCCCGTGGCTGTTCGTGACGAACAACGACTGGACGTCGCTGGCCGATGTCGAGTCCGGGGCCCGGATCTCCCCGACGCCGGGCGAATCGGGGACCCGCGAGACGCTCACGGAGGCTCTCGGGACCGTCACCGACGACTACGAGCAAATCAGCGTCAGCTACGGCGAGCAGGCCGGAGCGATGCAGGAAGGTCAGCTCGACGTCGGCGTGGTGACGATTTCGAACTTCGACTTCGAGGCCTCCTGGATCCAGGAGATGAAACAAACCGTCGACACGCGCGTCCTCGAGTGGCCCGAGGACGCCCTGAGCGAACTCGAGGACAACGCCGGCGTCCCCGTCGAGCCGATCGATATGACCAGGGAGAACCTCAGCGGGTACGCACACGCACCCGACGAGGCGATGGGGATCAACATCCCGTACAACTTCGTCGTCCGCAACGGCCACGAGTACGACTACATCTACAGCTTCCTCGAGACGATGTACGAGTACCGCGAGGAGATGGAAAACGATCACCCGTATCTGAGCTACTACATGGACGACGAGTGGTGGACGACGCGGATGTACGACGACTTCCCGTTCCACCCGGCCGCGGCCGACTTCTACGAGGAGAAGGGAATGTGGAGCGACGACTTCGTCCGCGGTGAGGAATAG
- a CDS encoding acyl-CoA dehydrogenase family protein, whose protein sequence is MLDFVQLESDLDQEERMIRDTAREFVEEHVRPDIGEHFENGTFPKDLIPKMGELGFYAPNLEGYGSPNVSETAYGLLMQELEACDSGLRSMASVQGALVMYPIHAYGSEEQKEEWLPKLGEGEAVGCFGLTEPEHGSNPSAMETRAEEDGDGYVLNGSKTWITNSPIAEVAIVWARDQSDPDTPVRGFLVETDRDGVSTNKITEKLSLRASITGEIGLNDVHVPAENVLPGVDGMKGPLSCLTQARYGIAWGAVGAARDCFEEARQYAKDRDQFGGPIGRFQLQQRKLAEMGTQITLAQLLAYRLAELKERGEMRPQHVSMAKRNNVRTARDQARIAREMIGGNGITTDYSPMRHMANMETVYTYEGTHDIHTLVLGEEFTGIPAYQ, encoded by the coding sequence ATGCTGGATTTCGTTCAGCTCGAGTCGGACCTCGATCAGGAAGAGCGCATGATCCGGGACACGGCCCGGGAATTCGTCGAAGAGCACGTTAGACCGGACATCGGCGAACACTTCGAGAACGGGACGTTCCCGAAGGACCTCATCCCGAAGATGGGCGAACTCGGCTTCTACGCCCCGAACCTCGAGGGCTACGGCTCCCCGAACGTCTCCGAGACGGCCTACGGGCTCCTCATGCAAGAACTCGAGGCCTGCGACTCGGGGCTGCGCTCGATGGCTTCGGTGCAGGGCGCGCTCGTCATGTACCCCATCCACGCCTACGGGAGCGAGGAACAGAAGGAGGAGTGGTTGCCGAAACTCGGTGAGGGCGAAGCGGTCGGCTGCTTCGGTCTCACGGAGCCCGAACACGGCTCGAACCCGTCAGCCATGGAGACTCGCGCGGAGGAGGACGGCGACGGCTACGTCCTCAACGGGTCGAAAACCTGGATCACCAACTCGCCGATCGCGGAGGTCGCGATCGTCTGGGCGCGCGACCAGTCCGATCCCGATACGCCCGTCCGCGGCTTCCTCGTCGAGACCGACCGCGACGGCGTCTCGACGAACAAGATCACCGAGAAGCTCTCGCTGCGCGCCTCGATCACGGGCGAGATCGGCCTCAACGACGTCCACGTCCCCGCGGAGAACGTCCTGCCCGGCGTGGATGGGATGAAGGGACCGCTGTCCTGTCTCACGCAGGCCCGCTACGGCATCGCGTGGGGCGCCGTCGGCGCCGCCCGCGACTGCTTCGAGGAGGCCCGCCAGTACGCGAAGGACCGCGACCAGTTCGGCGGGCCGATCGGCCGGTTCCAGCTTCAGCAGCGAAAGCTCGCGGAGATGGGTACCCAGATCACGCTGGCCCAGCTGCTGGCCTACCGGCTGGCCGAACTCAAAGAACGGGGCGAAATGCGGCCCCAGCACGTCTCGATGGCCAAGCGGAACAACGTGCGCACGGCCCGGGACCAGGCCCGGATCGCCCGCGAGATGATCGGCGGTAACGGCATCACGACGGACTACTCGCCGATGCGCCACATGGCCAACATGGAGACGGTCTACACCTACGAGGGCACCCACGACATCCACACCCTCGTGCTCGGCGAGGAGTTCACCGGCATCCCGGCCTACCAGTAA
- a CDS encoding TRAP transporter permease, with protein sequence MSAATLPERIRRELPSPGELTVVDVLTGLIYVFAVSLTVLTVDYARTLRFPEPMVYANIFLGIGLALYYLMQAREYLVDDPFTGRVLDAIVPDSPVVRRNGARTLAAVAVGIAIASLFATGYVHFHFGRLQSAYTVGYSTLDILVGLLIILIVTDATRRAFGYLFTSVVVFSLVYAFVGPLLPGIFNHSGMSISRIAREGAIGLMGTYSFILRIGSTWVAIFIMFAGIAKAYGALDYVLGVGREMGTSLRTGVVQIAVVASMIMGSITGSAAANTATTGSFTIPMIKDQGIREDFAAAIEAVASSGGQMLPPVMGVAAFLMADILNVPYLTIIRAGIIPAALFYVSVGIAVYLLVLKFGWTTDEIRPFDYTVLLGGLHFAIPLAVLIYTLVFLRFTPLAAGLYTIATIVGVMYVRNVLVDVLNVSVANGSLEADTEDVSAGEIGRNVLATTKQTLDGFKQGAVEMAPLVGILGSLGVILRMVEGTGLSGSISQQMVSIAGGVLFFLLVMAMIASILFGLGMPTPAAYILVAMLIVPSVIAVGIPPITAHMFVFYFAMLSAITPPVAVSVAIGSSIADASFPKSCVQALRIGAPGFVIPFAFITNNSLIYWSIPETVVALPLVLAGTTALVVVTIGFDGAHRLSVPARALYLVAAFGAMFGAVPLAPLLTTTAAVDLGIQVAAGLLIAAGLGYANFVVGYDHETVAEPAETSSFEGD encoded by the coding sequence ATGAGCGCTGCCACCCTTCCGGAGCGGATCCGGCGTGAACTCCCGTCGCCAGGGGAGCTCACCGTCGTCGACGTCTTGACCGGGCTCATCTACGTCTTTGCCGTCTCGCTGACGGTGTTGACCGTCGACTACGCGCGGACGCTGCGGTTCCCGGAGCCGATGGTGTACGCCAACATCTTCCTCGGCATCGGGCTGGCCCTCTACTACCTCATGCAGGCCAGGGAGTACCTCGTCGATGACCCCTTCACGGGGCGCGTCCTCGACGCGATCGTCCCCGACTCGCCGGTCGTCCGACGGAACGGCGCTCGAACCCTCGCGGCGGTAGCCGTCGGCATCGCGATCGCATCACTGTTCGCGACCGGCTACGTCCACTTCCACTTCGGCCGACTGCAGTCCGCCTACACCGTCGGCTACTCGACGCTCGACATCCTGGTCGGACTGCTCATCATCCTCATCGTGACCGACGCGACGCGGCGGGCCTTCGGCTACCTCTTCACGTCCGTCGTCGTCTTCTCGCTGGTCTACGCGTTCGTCGGTCCGCTGCTGCCCGGGATCTTCAACCACAGCGGCATGAGCATCTCCCGGATCGCCCGCGAAGGGGCCATCGGCCTGATGGGGACCTACAGCTTCATCCTCCGCATCGGGTCGACGTGGGTCGCGATCTTCATCATGTTCGCCGGCATCGCGAAGGCCTACGGCGCGCTCGACTACGTGCTCGGCGTCGGCCGGGAGATGGGGACGAGCCTCCGAACCGGCGTCGTCCAGATCGCCGTCGTCGCCAGCATGATCATGGGTTCGATCACCGGCAGCGCCGCCGCGAACACGGCGACGACCGGCTCCTTCACCATTCCGATGATCAAGGATCAGGGCATCCGCGAGGACTTCGCGGCCGCCATCGAGGCCGTCGCCTCGAGCGGCGGGCAGATGCTCCCGCCGGTGATGGGCGTCGCCGCGTTCCTGATGGCCGACATCCTCAACGTGCCCTACCTGACGATCATTCGCGCCGGGATCATCCCCGCGGCGCTGTTCTACGTCAGCGTCGGGATCGCGGTCTACCTCCTCGTGTTGAAGTTCGGCTGGACGACCGACGAGATCCGCCCGTTCGACTACACCGTCCTGCTGGGCGGGCTTCACTTCGCGATCCCGCTGGCCGTCCTGATCTACACGCTCGTCTTCCTGCGGTTCACGCCGCTGGCCGCGGGACTGTACACGATCGCGACCATCGTCGGCGTGATGTACGTCCGGAACGTCCTCGTCGACGTGCTGAACGTGTCGGTTGCGAACGGCTCCCTCGAGGCCGACACCGAGGACGTCTCGGCCGGCGAAATCGGCCGGAACGTCCTCGCGACGACTAAACAGACGCTCGACGGCTTCAAGCAGGGCGCCGTCGAGATGGCGCCGCTGGTCGGCATCCTCGGCTCGCTCGGGGTCATCCTGCGGATGGTCGAGGGGACCGGTCTCTCGGGATCGATCAGCCAGCAGATGGTGTCGATCGCGGGCGGCGTCCTCTTCTTCCTGCTCGTGATGGCCATGATCGCGAGCATCCTCTTCGGCCTCGGCATGCCGACGCCGGCGGCGTACATCCTCGTCGCGATGCTGATCGTCCCCAGCGTCATCGCCGTCGGCATCCCGCCGATCACCGCACACATGTTCGTGTTCTACTTCGCGATGCTGTCGGCGATCACGCCGCCGGTCGCCGTCTCCGTCGCGATCGGCTCGAGCATCGCCGACGCGAGTTTCCCCAAGTCGTGCGTGCAGGCGCTTCGGATCGGCGCGCCCGGCTTCGTGATCCCCTTCGCGTTCATCACGAACAACAGCCTCATCTACTGGTCGATCCCCGAGACGGTCGTCGCGCTCCCGCTCGTGCTCGCGGGGACGACCGCACTCGTCGTCGTGACGATCGGATTCGACGGCGCACACCGACTGTCGGTGCCCGCCCGCGCGCTCTATCTGGTGGCCGCCTTCGGCGCGATGTTCGGCGCCGTGCCGCTGGCGCCGCTGCTGACCACGACCGCCGCGGTCGATCTCGGAATCCAGGTCGCCGCCGGCCTCCTCATCGCCGCCGGCCTCGGATACGCGAACTTCGTCGTCGGCTACGACCACGAGACGGTCGCGGAGCCGGCGGAGACGTCGTCGTTCGAGGGCGACTGA
- a CDS encoding IclR family transcriptional regulator has product MGTDEAETDAGVSTTRKTFEILEALKEEEGLTITGLTRRTGLSKSTVYRHLATLTDMGYVVERDGGYYIGFRLLEISEQARNRKTGYNAAKRKVFELGQETGERAVFIVEELREAVYIHRYGSLSNTMIGKRRPLHSMASGKVILSEWDDCAVADFIEEKGLPKITDNTITDPDDLTAELDRIRERGYAVNNEEHMDGLRGVAVPVYTPDDEFLGSLGLFGPASRFKDELVHEEFPTLLRDKAGEIRVTLAYG; this is encoded by the coding sequence ATGGGCACGGACGAAGCGGAAACCGACGCGGGCGTCTCGACGACGCGGAAGACGTTCGAGATTCTCGAGGCGCTCAAGGAGGAAGAGGGGCTGACGATCACGGGCCTCACGCGGCGAACGGGGCTGAGCAAGAGCACCGTCTACCGCCACCTCGCGACGCTGACCGACATGGGGTACGTCGTCGAACGCGACGGCGGGTACTACATCGGCTTTCGGCTGCTCGAGATCAGCGAGCAGGCCCGCAACCGGAAGACGGGATACAACGCCGCGAAACGGAAGGTGTTCGAACTCGGGCAGGAAACGGGCGAGCGCGCGGTCTTCATTGTTGAGGAATTGCGGGAAGCCGTCTACATCCACCGGTACGGAAGCCTCTCGAACACGATGATCGGCAAACGCCGGCCGCTGCACTCCATGGCCTCCGGGAAGGTGATCCTCTCGGAGTGGGACGACTGCGCGGTCGCCGACTTCATTGAAGAGAAGGGACTCCCGAAGATCACGGACAACACCATTACCGATCCCGACGATCTCACCGCCGAACTCGATCGGATTCGCGAGCGCGGCTACGCCGTGAACAACGAGGAGCACATGGACGGCCTCCGGGGCGTCGCCGTGCCCGTCTATACCCCCGACGACGAGTTCCTGGGCTCGCTGGGCCTGTTCGGACCGGCGAGTCGATTCAAGGACGAACTCGTCCACGAGGAGTTCCCGACGCTCCTCCGGGACAAGGCCGGCGAGATTCGCGTCACGCTGGCCTACGGCTGA
- a CDS encoding DUF3006 domain-containing protein, with protein MSERHRPTRRTVLRTIGSLATAGTAATGVASADDGPDVPESATGYVGVVDRIVDGRYVVLLLERRGELVDQHVAPRSRLPNVEADDALFVVIDDDELVWTWRIPEWIRRLRRDRSPQERFDDIAEPLPSSSSEQE; from the coding sequence ATGTCGGAACGACACCGACCCACGCGACGGACAGTCCTTCGAACCATCGGCTCGCTCGCAACCGCCGGAACCGCCGCCACGGGGGTCGCCAGCGCGGACGACGGACCCGACGTTCCGGAGAGTGCAACGGGATACGTCGGCGTCGTCGACCGAATCGTCGACGGGCGCTACGTCGTTCTGTTGCTCGAGCGGCGCGGCGAACTCGTCGATCAACACGTGGCTCCGCGCTCGCGGCTCCCGAACGTCGAAGCAGATGACGCCCTGTTCGTCGTGATCGACGACGACGAACTCGTCTGGACGTGGCGGATTCCGGAGTGGATCCGGCGCCTGCGACGTGACCGGAGCCCACAGGAGCGGTTCGACGACATCGCCGAGCCGCTCCCGTCATCGTCGTCGGAGCAGGAGTAG
- a CDS encoding IclR family transcriptional regulator, producing MGTGGSPRRRVKTADTLFEIVDALQAMNGATLAELAAELDFAKSTLHSHLATLEHNEYVVRTGDEYELGLKFLDHGMFAKNGTAIARVGKPILEELAEETGEVAWIIVEEHGRAVYLEKAMGEKAVQTHASVGGRAQLHHLATGKVILAHLSEERIDEIIDRHGLPAQTPHTITDPDELRAELERIREEGVALNDRETVNGLRAIGAPVLSEETVHGAVCVSGPATRLTVERCHEEIEPLLLEATNELELKLQYPQN from the coding sequence ATGGGAACAGGAGGCAGTCCCCGTCGGCGGGTCAAGACGGCCGACACGCTGTTCGAGATCGTCGATGCGTTACAGGCGATGAACGGCGCGACGCTCGCTGAACTCGCCGCCGAACTGGACTTCGCGAAGAGCACGCTACACAGCCACCTCGCGACCCTCGAGCACAACGAGTACGTGGTCCGAACCGGCGACGAGTACGAACTCGGCCTCAAGTTCCTCGACCACGGGATGTTCGCCAAGAACGGGACGGCGATCGCACGGGTCGGGAAGCCGATCCTCGAGGAGTTGGCCGAAGAGACGGGCGAAGTGGCCTGGATCATCGTCGAGGAACACGGTCGAGCGGTGTACCTGGAGAAGGCGATGGGGGAGAAGGCCGTCCAGACCCACGCGAGCGTCGGCGGCCGGGCGCAGTTGCACCACCTCGCGACGGGGAAGGTCATCCTGGCACACCTCTCCGAGGAGCGCATCGACGAGATCATCGACCGCCACGGGCTCCCCGCGCAGACGCCCCACACGATCACCGACCCCGACGAGTTGCGGGCCGAACTCGAGCGCATCCGAGAAGAGGGGGTCGCGCTCAACGACAGAGAGACGGTAAACGGACTGCGAGCGATCGGCGCACCCGTGTTAAGTGAGGAGACGGTCCACGGCGCGGTCTGCGTGTCCGGCCCCGCCACCCGGCTGACCGTCGAGCGCTGTCACGAGGAAATCGAACCGTTACTGCTCGAGGCGACCAACGAACTCGAGTTGAAACTGCAGTATCCGCAGAACTGA
- a CDS encoding long-chain-fatty-acid--CoA ligase translates to MTNLVTSVAESVESFPESVAVAVDDTELTYEAFWERTGRFAQALANRGIGADDRVAIYLPNLPQFVTAFHGTLRAGGIVVPMNPQYKAREISHLLSDSGAKAVVTLASNVDAVAEVLEETDVEQVVSVGGGGSGADATDFEDFLADDSLETVERADDDVAVQPYTSGTTGTPKGVLLSHDNLAWTAKANSDLIGGIEPDDKLVGTLPLFHIYGMSVVMNGALFNGAAYYPVPEWDATEVMKMIESERITVMFGVPAMFNDMINHPDAGEYDLSSLRFVNSGGSSLPMEVLERFEDLFGVTLYEGYGLTETSPTTHANSPNARRKGSIGRPFEGMDAKVVTDDFAEVPRVEEGPVNEDEADLREITGEIVVSGPNVMQGYYGLPEANEEAFTEAEGKTWFHTGDIGYWDEDDFFYVVDREKHMIVTGGYNVYPREVEELLFEHEDVADAAVVGVPDERRGETVKAFVVPTPDAEATPEDIKQYCLTNLAEYKHPREVEFVEELPRTTTGKVQKFELQNEE, encoded by the coding sequence ATGACGAACCTCGTGACGAGCGTCGCCGAGAGTGTCGAATCGTTTCCGGAGTCGGTCGCCGTCGCAGTCGACGACACCGAACTGACCTACGAAGCGTTCTGGGAGCGAACCGGCCGCTTCGCGCAGGCGCTCGCGAATCGGGGCATCGGCGCCGACGACCGCGTCGCCATCTACCTGCCGAACCTCCCGCAGTTCGTGACGGCGTTTCACGGAACCCTCCGGGCCGGCGGCATCGTCGTGCCGATGAACCCGCAGTACAAAGCTCGAGAAATCAGTCACCTGCTCTCGGACAGCGGCGCGAAGGCCGTCGTCACGCTCGCCTCGAACGTGGACGCGGTCGCCGAGGTCCTCGAGGAGACCGACGTCGAACAGGTCGTCAGCGTCGGTGGCGGCGGATCGGGCGCCGACGCGACCGACTTCGAGGACTTTCTCGCCGACGACAGCCTCGAGACCGTCGAACGGGCCGACGACGACGTTGCGGTCCAGCCCTACACGAGCGGGACGACGGGGACGCCGAAGGGCGTCTTGCTCTCGCACGACAACCTCGCGTGGACCGCGAAAGCAAACTCCGACCTCATCGGCGGCATCGAGCCGGACGACAAACTCGTCGGGACGCTGCCGCTGTTCCACATCTACGGGATGTCCGTCGTGATGAACGGCGCGCTGTTCAACGGTGCGGCCTACTACCCCGTCCCCGAGTGGGACGCTACCGAGGTCATGAAGATGATCGAGTCCGAACGCATCACCGTGATGTTCGGCGTCCCGGCGATGTTCAACGACATGATCAACCACCCCGACGCCGGCGAGTACGACCTCTCCTCGCTGCGGTTCGTCAACTCCGGCGGCTCGAGCCTCCCGATGGAAGTCCTCGAGCGCTTCGAGGACCTGTTCGGCGTGACCCTCTACGAGGGCTACGGCCTGACCGAGACGAGTCCGACGACTCACGCGAACAGCCCGAACGCCCGCCGGAAGGGGAGCATCGGTCGCCCGTTCGAGGGAATGGACGCGAAGGTCGTGACCGATGACTTCGCGGAAGTCCCGCGCGTCGAGGAGGGCCCCGTCAATGAAGACGAGGCCGACCTCCGCGAGATCACCGGCGAGATCGTCGTCTCCGGCCCCAACGTGATGCAGGGCTACTACGGGCTGCCCGAGGCCAACGAGGAGGCGTTCACCGAGGCCGAAGGGAAGACGTGGTTCCACACCGGCGACATCGGCTACTGGGACGAGGACGACTTCTTCTACGTCGTCGACCGCGAGAAGCACATGATCGTCACCGGCGGCTACAACGTCTACCCCCGCGAGGTCGAGGAACTCCTCTTCGAGCACGAGGACGTCGCCGACGCCGCCGTCGTCGGCGTCCCGGACGAACGGCGGGGCGAGACGGTGAAGGCGTTCGTCGTTCCGACGCCGGACGCCGAGGCGACGCCGGAGGACATCAAGCAGTACTGCCTGACCAACCTCGCGGAGTACAAACACCCCCGCGAGGTCGAGTTCGTCGAGGAACTGCCCCGGACCACGACGGGGAAAGTCCAGAAGTTCGAGCTCCAAAACGAGGAGTAG